TTTTTTCGAACCATCCAAAGTACACCGAATAAGAATGTGCACATTATTGTTTCGTAAAAGGGTGTTGGAAAAACAGGATTAGCAAGCATGGCACAATGCTCTTCTTCCATGCAACCGGGAATGGGAATACCTACGCTATTTACATTGTGCGGATAATTGTATGCCCACATCCAGTCGGGCAAAAAGCTCATCCAATCTGGTTTGGCAGCTAAATTATCTATCCCCCAATCTCCATCTCCTGCCACTTGGCATCCCACACGACCAACTGCATAGCCCAACATAATAGCCGGAGCGGAGGCATCAACCACATGTAGAACTGTCAACTTGTTTCTTTTTGCATAATAAATCACACAAATTGCACCTAGAATCAACCCTCCATACATGGTCAATCCACTGAATGAAAACATGGCTCCCACCGGGTCTGCCATAAACTCATCCGGATTCTCCAGGTTGTGAAATATTTTAGCTCCTAAAATTCCTGACACTACTGCAATCATAATCATATTACCAACATGCTCGTAAGGATGCATCAACAATTCTTTTTCAACTTGTGCTTTGCCTTTTAATTTTTTCGCATCGCTATACTGCATGTACCATGCAATTGCCAAGCCAATAATTCCTCCAAATAAATTCCCTTTAGCAGACAATAAATACGCAGGCGGCTTCTGTATAAACTCATCGTAGTTCATTGTAATACCAAGCAATTTAAAGCCGAGCACAAACGAAATCAAGAGCATGAATATTCTTTCTACTAAACTAACTGGCGCATTTTCTATACGTTTTACTTTTTGTGGATTCAATAACCCAAGCTCTTCTTTGCGCTTTAATTCATTTGTCCAAAAAAAAGCAGCAGATAAAAATCCGAATGCAACAAAAAAGCCAAAACTCTGCACCACACGCAAAATGCCAATTTCAAAGCCAAACAAATCTTTTACTAAATGATAAATGGTAGGATACATTAGTGGGAATTAAGAATGTTGAATTATTAATGTTGAATTAGGCTTATTTATAATATGTTCTGCATTCTGCAAAATAGCGTCATCAATACTTACTTCAAAAACACCATCAGCGCCTATTTTAGTTAGTTTGCAATTTACAATTTGATTGGTCAACCTCTCCTCAAAAGGGTATTTAATCTTTAAATAATTATCCGAATACCCATATATAAAGGCATCTTTCGTTTCTGTCTCGAATAATACCTTGCGAGTAGTGCCAACAAACTGATTATAAAATGCCAATTGCTTTTTTGTAGATAAGATTCGAAGCATGTTGTTCCGCTGCTTCCTTACGGCATAAGGCACTACAGGCTTTATGCTCAAAGCGTCTGTATTATCACGCTCCGAATAAGTAAACACATGCAAATAACTTATATCAAGAGAATTCAAAAATTTATATGTCTCTAGAAAATCTTCTTCTGTTTCTCCAGGAAAGCCAACTATAACATCTACTCCTATGGCACAATGTGGCATCAACGATTTTATTGCTTGCACTCTGCTTTCGTACAACTCTCTTAAATAGCGCCTGCGCATCAACTTTAAGACTTTGTTGCTACCCGATTGTAGCGGGATATGAAAATGTGGCACAAATTTTTTAGAGCCGGAAACGAATTGAATTATTTCATCGGTAAGTAAATTAGGTTCGATAGAAGATATCCTATAGCGCTCTATATCCTCAATATTCTCCAACTGTTTTACTAAATCAAAAAAGTTTTCTTGGTGTTTTTTTAATTCGGGATTACTCTTTCCAAAGTCGCCCAAATTAACTCCTGTAAGCACAATTTCTTTTATACCATCTTGAGCTATTTTTTGCACTCTCTCTACAACACTTTGCACTGTACCACTTCTACTTTTACCTCTGGCTAAAGGGATAGTACAAAAAGAACATGTGTAATCACACCCGTCTTGTACTTTTAAAAACACACGTGTTCTATCGCCAAACGAATGCGAATCAACAAAAGTATTTACATCATCAATTTCGCACGACACTATTTTCTTATCCTCGCGCGTGGCAATACTTTCAATGTATTGAAGAATATTAAATTTTTCCTTTGCACCTAAAACTAAATTTACTCCCTCTATTTGAAGTATTTCATTAGGTTTTAATTGTGCATAACAACCCACAATAACAACAATTGAATCAGGAGCTCTTTTCTTTGCGGATTTTACAATTTGCTTACACTCTTTGTCTGCATTCTCGGTAACGGAGCAGGTATTAATCACATAAATATCTGCCGGATTTGCAAAGTCAACTTTTACGTATCCATTATCTTGAAAAACACGAGCAATAGTTGAAGTTTCGGAAAAATTCAACTTACAACCCAATGTGTGAAATGCTACTGTTTTTGTGTTCTGCTGCATGAAGGCGCAAAGATACGAATTTGGTTCAAACAGCCATAATCTACAGTCGGTCTAATTTACCCCATTTTACTAGCTTATAAAAGAATTTGTAGCACACAAACAAGAAAATATCCGTTGATAAATCTATTTTACTTTCTAGATTTAATTCAGCATATTTATATAACATGATTAGAAATTATTTACTTGCTTTTTGCTTGG
The sequence above is drawn from the Bacteroidota bacterium genome and encodes:
- a CDS encoding prolipoprotein diacylglyceryl transferase: MYPTIYHLVKDLFGFEIGILRVVQSFGFFVAFGFLSAAFFWTNELKRKEELGLLNPQKVKRIENAPVSLVERIFMLLISFVLGFKLLGITMNYDEFIQKPPAYLLSAKGNLFGGIIGLAIAWYMQYSDAKKLKGKAQVEKELLMHPYEHVGNMIMIAVVSGILGAKIFHNLENPDEFMADPVGAMFSFSGLTMYGGLILGAICVIYYAKRNKLTVLHVVDASAPAIMLGYAVGRVGCQVAGDGDWGIDNLAAKPDWMSFLPDWMWAYNYPHNVNSVGIPIPGCMEEEHCAMLANPVFPTPFYETIMCTFLFGVLWMVRKKIQAPGLMFSLYLLLNGIERFLIESIRVNSVYHIFGRDITQAQIISSILILLGIAGIVYFRKKHSNTISQS
- the mtaB gene encoding tRNA (N(6)-L-threonylcarbamoyladenosine(37)-C(2))-methylthiotransferase MtaB, whose amino-acid sequence is MQQNTKTVAFHTLGCKLNFSETSTIARVFQDNGYVKVDFANPADIYVINTCSVTENADKECKQIVKSAKKRAPDSIVVIVGCYAQLKPNEILQIEGVNLVLGAKEKFNILQYIESIATREDKKIVSCEIDDVNTFVDSHSFGDRTRVFLKVQDGCDYTCSFCTIPLARGKSRSGTVQSVVERVQKIAQDGIKEIVLTGVNLGDFGKSNPELKKHQENFFDLVKQLENIEDIERYRISSIEPNLLTDEIIQFVSGSKKFVPHFHIPLQSGSNKVLKLMRRRYLRELYESRVQAIKSLMPHCAIGVDVIVGFPGETEEDFLETYKFLNSLDISYLHVFTYSERDNTDALSIKPVVPYAVRKQRNNMLRILSTKKQLAFYNQFVGTTRKVLFETETKDAFIYGYSDNYLKIKYPFEERLTNQIVNCKLTKIGADGVFEVSIDDAILQNAEHIINKPNSTLIIQHS